From the Natronoarchaeum philippinense genome, the window TCGACACGGTGCCCGGCTGGAACCCCGAGGAAAACGCGCCGATCAAGCAGTCGCTGGATCGCCAAAGCGACCGCGTGCGCGGGGATGTCGACGAGCGTCTCTACGAGATCATCGGCCAACTTTCCGATAAGGGCTTCTCGGCGGACATGTACTGGCGCGTGCAGGACTTCCAGAACAACGTCGGCGTCGTCCCGGTGTCGGCGATGACCGGTGAGGGCGTCCCCGACCTGCTGACGGTGATGATGGGCCTCTCCCAGCGCTACATGAAAGAGGAGATGGCCATCGACGTGGCCGGGCCGGGTGTCGGCACGGTCCTCGAAGTCAAAGAGGAGAAAGGCTTCGGGACAACCATCGACGTGGTGCTGTACGACGGCGTCGTCCGGGAAGACGACACGATCGTCGTCGGGAGCTCCGGCGAGCCGATCGTCACTGACGTGCGCGCGCTGTTGAAACCCCGACCGCTCGCGGAGATCCGCACCGAGAGCCGCTTCGAGAAGGTCGACCAACTCAAAGCGGCATCGGGCATCAAGATCGCCGCGCCGGAACTCGATCGCGCGATGGCGGGCGCACCCGTCCGCGTCGTCCGGGACCGCGAGATCGACGAGGTCGTCGCGGAAGTGCAAGACGAACTGGCCGACATCGCGGTCGACGCCGAAGAGCAGGGCCTCGTCGTCAAGGCCGACACGCTCGGCAGCCTCGAAGCGATGGCAAACGCCTTGGGCGAGGCCGAAATTCCCATCGTGCGCGCGGAAGTCGGCGACGTGGCGCCGCGGGACATCTCGGTCGCCGGTACCGCCGAGGACCCGATGCACGAGGCCATCCTCGCCTTCAACGTCGACGTACTCTCTGACGCCCGCCAGCAGGCCGAAGCCGACGACGTGCGGATCTTCCAGAGCGACGTTATCTACCGACTCATCGAGGAGTACGAGGAGTTCGTCGAGGAGCGCGAGCAGGCCCAACAGGAGGCCGTCTTGGAGAACATCACCCGTCCCAGCCGGTTCCAGATCCTCCCCGATCACACGTTCCGCCAGAACGACCCGGCGGTCGTCGGCGTCGAAATCCTCTCGGGCACGCTCCAGAACAACACGAACGTCGTCGCCTTCGACGGCAAGGAGCCCGAGCGCATCGGCCAGCTCAAGGGCATCCAAAAGGAGGGCGACGACGTGGACGAGGCCCGCAAGGGCGACCGCGTCAGCATCGCCATCGACGGCCCCACGGTGGGCCGCCAGATCGAGGAGGGCGACGAACTCTGGACCGAACTCCACGAGAAACACGCCAAGATCCTCGAACAGGAACTCGTCGACGACATCCCGCCGGACGAGCGCGACGCGCTCCAGATGTATCTGGACAAGCATCGGCGTCGTGACCCGTTCTGGGGGAAATAAACGACGAGTCGGACGTTGTTCTCGCGGCTGCTTTTCCACTCGGAGCGGCGCCACTCGACGGCGTCAGGACGCCGATGCTTGACGTACAATCGTAGCGCGATGCCGCCGCTCGGCGTCCAGACACCCCGACGCCATAGCTCGGCGTCAGTTATCGTCCGTGAAAATCGAATCTCCGATCCCTACCGCGCTGTCGGCGTCACGTCGTTCTGCACGGCCTGTTTGACCTGCAAGGCGGCGCTGGCGGCGAGTCCGCGGGCGACCTCGCTGCGGTCTTCGTCGTCGATCACGGACTCGGACTCGAGATCCTCGCTCTCGGGCGAGAAGCCGGCGCTGACGGGATGGCCGACCGGCGGCTGGACGGCGACGGTTGCGCGAGGGCCGCCGGCGGCCTGACTTACGTCGGCGTCGACGACGTACTCGTCGGGCAGGTACTCCCGGGTCCGGGCGGCGATCTGCGACACGTCCCGGCGGAGCGCGCGCTTTTGCTCGCCAGTGAGTTCGGGCAGGTCGGCGGCGGCGCGCTTGCCGGCCTGCGTGATGCCGGGAGACCCTGCGTACGGCGTATTTCCGTTCATGAACAGTTCTCACCCTCCGTAGGGAATCGCAGTGTAAAAAGATTCGGGCCACGACCGTTTCGGCCACGACCGTGCGACACGCTCGTCAGGCCGTCGCGTTCAGGCTCCGCGGTCGTCAGCGCTGTTCGTCGAGAATGAGTCGGGTCTTCGTGCTCACGACGTCTTCGAGTTCGCGGGCTCTAGTGATGAGTTCGTTGAGCGCCTGCGTGTCGGCGGCGTCGACGACCAGCACGACGTCTTCCTCGCCGCTGACCTGCCAGACGAAATCGACCAACTGCCACTCGGCCATCCGCTCGGAAACCGCCGTCGTGTCGACGTCGACGGCTACGCTGACTTCCAGCATCGCCTTGACGTTGCCCGTGCGCGTCGAGACGGTAAAGCGGTCGATGACGCCCTCGTCGGTCATTCGATCGACGCGGTTCCGCACCGTTCCCTCGGAGGTGCCGACCTGCTCGGCGATCTCGGTGTACGGCGTTCGGGCGTCACGCCGCAACACGTCGAGGATCTCTCGGTCGAGGTCGTCCATTGGATAGCCGTCGGTACGCGCGGGGGCTACTTACTCGTTACGAAATTCGTAACTTCGCTTCGAAAGCAAGCTTTATGCAGCGGAAGTACATACGCATATCGTAACGATGGAAGCCTACGTAGCGCTCGAGGGCGGCCACGTGGTCGAAGCACGCGGCCGTGTCTCCGGTAGCACACGCGGCGAGCTAGTTTTCACAACAGCGTATACGGGATACGAGGAGAGCCTCACCGACCCCTCCTACGAGGAGCAGGTCCTGACCTTTTCCTACCCGCTGATCGGCAACTACGGCGTCCGGGAAGAGCGCTTCGAGTCCGAGCGCGTCCACCCCAACGCCGTCGTCGCCCGCGAACTCACCGACGAGGTCGTCGAGTGGCTCGACGAGGAGGATACGCCCGCAGTTGACCACCTCGACACCCGCGACCTCGTGACCGACATCCGAGAGGGCGGCGCGATGAAGTGTGGTATCGCCGTCGGCGAGGACGTCACCGAGCAGGACGCGCTCGACGAACTCGACGCCTGTAAGGGCATGAGCGAGCACACCGAGATCGGCGAGCAGGTCAGCGTCGACGAGCACGAACACCACGAGGGCGACGGCGGCGTCGACGCCTCGGTCACGCTGATCGATTGTGGCGCGAAGGGCTCGATCGTCGACTCGCTCAACGCCCGCGGCGCTGATGTCGACGTGCTTCCCTACGACGCCACCGTCGAGGATGTCGAATCCTACGACACCGACGTGCTCTTCATCTCCAACGGCCCCGGCGACCCCGCCAACTTCGAGCCGACGATCGAGCTGGTCGACCACTACGTCGGCGAGGTTCCCCTCGCAGGCATCTGTCTCGGCCAGCAGATCGTCGCCGAGGCGCTGGGCGGCACGACCGCCAAGATGGACTTCGGTCACCGCGGCGTCAACCAGCCCGTCATGGACACCCGGACGAAGCAGGTCGTCATGACGACCCAGAACCACGGTTACACCGTCGACGAACCCGGCGAGAAGCTGAACGTCACGCAGTTCAACGTCAACGACGACACGCCCGAAGGCCTCGAAAACGACGAACTCGACATCATCACGCGCCAGTACCACCCCGAGGCCAACCCCGGCCCGAACGACTCGCTCGACTTCTTCGACGACGTGCTCGGCATGACCGATTCGAGCCAGACGGCCGTCCCGGCCGACGACTGAGCACGCGCTGGCTTCCGACCCTTTCGTCTCCGTTCTGCCCCTACATTCAACACCGGGTTCGTGGTAGGCCCACCTGCACTATGCCTGTCGGCAACCTCGGTCCCAGAGAGGTGGTAACGATCGGTCAGGACGCACCACTGCGAGAACTGACCGAAACCCTCGACTCGGCCGGCGTCGGCTCTGCGGTCGTCACCGAGGACGGCGCTCCGATCGGCATCGTCACCGACCGCGACGCCGCGCTTGCGATCCACGCGCACGACGACGTGGCGTCGGCCCCCGTCGAGGCAGTGATGACGGCAGACCCGGCGACGATCTCCGAGGACGCGGAAGTGATCGAGATCGCCCGGAGGATCGACGAGCACAACGTGCGCCGGTTCCCGGTCGTCGACGACAGCGGCGATCTGACCGGCATCGTGACGCTCGACGACCTCGTCTCGACGATCGGCGAACAACTCGACGACGTGGCCGATACGATCGAAGCGCAGTCTCCGGAGTACAGCCCCTGACCGACGGCACGACGCGGCGCCTAGATTTCACTCGGCGTCGCTCTCGACCGTTTCGCTCGCGTACTCGCGGATCGTAGCGTCGTCGACGGCGTCGAGCACGCGCTCGGCCCCGAGTTCCTCGACCAGTCGCTCGACGCCGCTGTCCGATCGCGCCTCGATCTCGGCGTCGGTCAGTCGCGTCTCGAACGCCCGGTCGATGTAGGTTTCCCGCAGCTCTTCGAGTCGGTCGTCGTCGAGACCGTGGTCGTCGCCGGCCTCGTTCTCGAACCACTCGCGCCAGCGGTCCCGATCGGCCCACTCGCCGGTGAACTCGGCGTCCTGCCGGAGCCAGTCGTACTCCGGCGCGACGCCCTCGGGATACCCCTGTGCGAGGCGGTGGTCTTCGAGCAGGCAGCGCGCGACGTGGGCGCCGTTGCCGGCGGCGACGACCGCCTGCGCGCTTCGATGTCCCGCCGGCGAGGCGACGTACAGTCCCTCGATCGGCGTCCGGCCGTCCTCGTCGGCGTAGTCGGGATCGAACTGTTCTTCGACCTCGCCGTGGTGCTCGTGCTCTTCGAACATCGTCGGCTCGTCGAGCCCCCGGAGGTACGAGCCGTCGTACCACGCCGCCGCGATCACGTACTCGGTCTCGACGCGGCGTCCTTCGTCGGTCTCGACGACGAACCGGTCACTCCCGGCGCGTTCGACGGACTCGACCAGTTCCGGGCGAAGCTCCCCGCCTACCTCCTCGACGTGGGTGTGCAACAGGCCCCGGAACGTCTCGATGTCGATGCCGCCGGGAAAGCCCGGGTAGTTTTCGAGGTACGCACACCGCGGCAGTGCCGCCTTCCCGCGGTCGAACACCACGGTATCGAGGCCGTACCGGGCGGCGAACACGCCGGCGCCACAGCCGGCCGGTCCGCCGCCGACGATCACGACCTCTCGTTTCGCGTCGATGTCGGCGTCGCCCCGGCTCATAGATTTCCGTTCACGATGTCGGCCACGCGCTCGCGGTCGAACAGTGTTTCGCCGCCGAACTCGTCGGGATAGAGATCCTGTGCGGCTCGCTCGGTCTGGAACAGGTTGATAATCGGGCCCTGATAGGTCATGCCGCCGTAGATGACGCGGTCGTTCTGGACCGCCCGCAACTCGCTCGCGGTGTCGTGATTACGCATGTGCGAGACGAAATCCTCGTGGAATTGCTCCTCGGTGACGCGGCCCTGCTGGCGAATGGCGATCACGTCCGGGTCGACTTCCAGCAGCGTCTCGTAGTCGATCGTCCCGCGGCTCGCGTGAAAGTCGGCAACCTCGCTTTCGGCCAGCGCGCGCTCGACGTTCAGGTCGTTCCAGTGCTTGGACTGGGTGCCCTCGTTGATAACGTAGGGGTAGAACGCCTCCGGTGGGACCGACTTCGGGAACAGCACCGCGACGCTCGGCGTCTCGTCGGGAAGCCGCGGCTGGATCGTCGAGAGAAACTCGTCGTGTAGCTGTGCGAACGCCTCGTAGCGCTCCTGTTCTTGGAACACTTCCGCGACCTTCTCGAAGGCTTCGTACAGCGTGTATCGCTGGTAGTCGTGCCACGGGTAGCTCCCCGAGAAGATCGTGTTGCCGAAAAACGGTCCGACGCCGGATTCGATCTCGTCCACGTCGCTCTGGGACCACTGCAGCCGGTTGATCATGAAGTTCGGATCGATCAGGTGCACGTCGGCTTCGATCTGGTAGAACACTTCCTGATCGGTGCCGTCCTGCCAGAGCTGGGTAAGCTCGCTCTTGTCGACCGAGACACCGGGGAGCTCGTCGTAGTGGTGCGAGCCGAACCGCTGTCGGATGCCGATCGCGGCGAGGCCGTCGGCCTGTCCGAGGGCGACGCCCATGTCAGCGTAATCGCCAGTGTAAGGGAACCACGTCTCCGGCACCTCTTCGAACTCGACGGTGCCGACCGGTTCGATCGTCGCCGAGTACGTGCCGTCCGTATCGCCGTCAGTCGTACCGCCGTAGGTCGTACAGCCAGCCATCCCGCCGACTGCGGCGGCCGCGGCGGTCGTCAGTACGTTTCGTCTCGTCGTAGCGGGGCACTTATCCATGCTTTTAGGTCAACCTAAAAATTTAAAACAGTTCCGATGTCCCCGTCTTGCTGGACGAAAAAGTGCCCGTACAGGATCTGTGGCGACAGCTAACGCCTGTTCTCCGAGGGCGAACAGCGCCGGACCGCAGTCTTCGGCTTAGAGGTCGCCGTCGACGATCTCGGCGACCCGCTCGGCGTCGAACAGCGACGCTTCGACGCCGTAGACCTGCTCGGCGGCGCGCTCGGTCACCACGAGGTTCGTGATCGGACCCTGATACAGCGGCCCGCCGCGGTAGACATCGCCGTTCTGGACGGCGGTCAGTTTCTGGGCGGTGTCGTCGCTCTCCATCTGGGCGACGAGCCCGTTTTGGAACTCCTCACGCGTCTGGTTCTCGTGACCGCGGAACAAGAGTACGTCCGGGTCGATCTCCAGCAGCGTTTCGTAGTCGACGCTCCCGCGGTTGTCGTGGAAGTCGCGGACGCTGGTTTCGTCGAAGGCGTCGCGCACGCCCAGATCTCGCCACTGCTTGAAGCTCGTCCCCTCGCCGATCAGGTACGGCGAGAACGACGTGGCGTCGGCTGCGCCCGCCCACATGATCGCCACGGACGGTCGCTCGCTCTCGCTGGGCACGATTTCCTCGACGTTGGACTGGAACTGCTCGTGGAGGTCGACGAAGGCGTCGTAGCGCTCTTGCTGTTGGAACAGCTCGGCGAGCTTGCCGAACGCCTCGTACAGCGACAGGTAGGGGTAGTCCTCGTGCCAGTCGTAGCCCGTCGAGAAGATGCTGTTGCCGAAGAAGGGTCCGGACTGGTTTGCAACGCGGTCGATCTTCTCCTGTGACCAGCCCTTGAACCGGTTCATCAGGAAGTTGGGGTCGATGACGTTCACGTCGGCCTTAGGGTCGTAGAACTGCTCTTCGCTGACGCCGTCCTGATACAGCGCCGTCATGTCGCTCTTGTCGACGCTCACGCCGGGGATCTCGTCGTAGTACTGCGTGTGGTACCGTGAGGGCAGCCAGACGCCTTCCGGCGGCTGCTGGCCGAGCGCGATTCCCATGTCCGCCCAGCTTCCGTTGTTCGCGTACCACGTCTCTGGCACCTCGTCGAACTCGACAGTGCCGACTGGTTCCATCGTCACGGAGTACGCGCCCTCCGTATCGTCGTTCGAGTCGCCGTAGGTCGTACAGCCGGCCACTGCCCCAGCACCGGCGACGGCGCCCATCGTCTTGAGTACGTTTCGTCGGTTCGCAGTGAACGAGTCGGTCATCGTCTTTTAGGCGATCCTAAAATAATAAAAGGGTTCTGTTATTTTGGTCGGCCTAAAAACTAGACGAAAGAAACCGGATTACCGGTGACCGTCCGGCAGCGCCCGGTGGGGGAGAACCTGTAGCTCGGGCTCGTGTTCGACGGTCGCCTCGACGCCGAAGACGTCCGCGAGCAGTTGCTCGGTCACGACGTCTTCGGGCGGCCCCCAGTCGTACAGTTCGCCGTCGCACATCGCCACGAGATAGTCGGCGAACCGGGCGGCTTGGGCGATGTCGTGGAGCACGACCGCCACGGTAACGTCCTTGCGCTCGTTGAGCTGGCGAACGGTTTCGAGCACCCGAAACTGGTGATACAGGTCCAGAAACGTCGTCGGCTCGTCGAGCAACAGCACGTCGGTGTCCTGTGCGAGCACCATCGCAATCCACGCGAGTTGCTTCTGGCCGCCGCTCAACTGCCCGAGTTCGGCGTCGCGCAGGTGTTCGACCCCCGCCAGATCGAGCGCTCGCTCGACGGCCTCGCGGTCATCCTCGGTGACGCTGTCGAAAAAGCCCCGGTGGGGATAGCGCCCGTGGTAGGTCAGATCCTCGACGGTGATGCTGTCGAGCGAGTCGTTCTCTTGGGAAAGCACGCCCAGCTCTCGGGCCAGTTCCTTCTTGTCGAACGAGTCGAGGTCTTGGCCGCGGATGCGGACTACGCCCTCGTCGGGGTCGAGCCGGTCCGACAGCGCCTTCAACAGCGTGCTCTTGCCGCTCCCGTTCGGGCCGACCAGCGCCGTCACCTCGCCCTCGGGAATGTCGAGGCGCGCGCAGTCGACGACGGTGCCGTCGCTGGTCGGATAGCTCAACTCCAGATCGTCCCCGACGAGCGCGCTGTCGACGACGGTGCCGTCGCCGTCGGTGATGCGATCGTCGGCCTCGTCGACGTTTGCGCGTCCCATCAGAGCTCACCCATGGATTGCTGTTTCCGCATCAGATACAGGAAGTAGGGGCCGCCGATCAGCCCCGTGACGACGCCGACGGGCATCTGCGTCGGCGCCAGCGCGAGGCGCGCGCCCACGTCCGCGGCGACCATCAGCGCCGGGCCGGCGAACACGCACCCGACCATCAGCTGTCGGTAGTCGCTGCCGACGACGTTGCGGACGATGTGGGGCACGACCAGCCCGAAGAAGCCGACGATGCCGGCCACCGAGATGGCGGCGCTGGCCGCGAGGATGGCGATCCCCGAGAGGAAAAACCGAACGCGCTCGACGCGCATTCCCAGCGACTGGGCGGTCTGCTCGCCCAGCAACAGCACGTTCAACTGCCGGGCGCCGGCCAGCGCGACGACGATCGCAAACGCCGTCGGCAGGAGCGCGATCCGGACCTGTTCCCAACCGGTGCCCGTGAGCGACCCCGTCGTCCACGCGATCGCGGTCTGGACGACGCCCAGATCGTTGGCGAAAAACATCAGCGCGCGCTGGAGCGACTGAAACACCATGTTGACGATCACGCCCGCGAGCACGAGCCGAACCGGGCTCGTCCCGCCTTTCCACGCGATGGCGTAGACGAGCAGGAACGCCGCCGCGCCGCCGATCGCCGCGAAGAACGGCAGGAAAGGGGCCAGCCCGCTGAACACCACGAGCGTCAGCAACACCGCGAAGCCGGCGCCCGAACTCACGCCGAGGATGAAGGGGCTGGCCAGCTCGTTGCGCGTCACCGCCTGAAAGATCGCCCCAGAGACCGCCAGCGCGGCGCCGGCGATAATCCCGACGAACACGCGGGGCAGCCGAATGTTCCAGACGACGACGCTCTCGGTGCTCATCTGGGGTAGTTCGCCGCCGAGCAAGAAGGCGTTCCACGCGTTCAGGTTGAACACGACTCGCGGATCGAACACCGCGGACCACGCCTGCAGTGCCGTCATCGTGTACGTCCCGAACGTGACCTGCACGAGCCCCGCGAGCACCGTGATCGCGGTACACGCGAAGCAAAACACCGCCAGCGTCGGTGTGAACCAGCGCTGGTGTCGGCCGGGAGTAGAGTGAGATGTAGTCGTCTGTGATTCGCCCATCTTAGTTTAGGTATCCCTAAACGGATGGATAGATGTTGCGATTCAGATTCACCTTGGACTACGACTCCGACGCTTCACCGTCACCTTCGCCGGCCGGACGCTAGACGAGGTCGTCACACCGCTCCCGCAGTCGGCGTCGCCGCGGACGCGCGCCGCCTCAGGTTTGGCCAGTGACGATATCGGCGACGCGGCCGCGGTCGAACAGCGGCCCGTCGAAGGCGTCCGGATAGATCGCGTGGACGGCACGTTCGGTCGCAAACAGGTTGGTGATCGGCCCTTGGTGGCTCGGCCCGCCCCGAAACACTCGGCCGTCTTGGACGGCAGTGATCGTCTGGCCGGCCTCGTGGGATCGCATCGTGTCGAGGACGCGCTCGACGAACTCTTCGCGGGAGTACCGCTCCGTCCCCCGGACGAGAAGCACGTCGGGATCGATGCGCTCGATCGTCCGGTAGCCGATCGTGCCGTCGTCGCCGGTCGGTAGCTCGTCGGCCCCTACGTCGGCGAGCGCGTCGCCGACGCCGAGGTCGCGCCACTGTTTCGTGCTCGTCCCGCGGTCGGCGATCCGCAACGGCGCAAACGTGTCTTTCCCCACTGGGCGCACGAGCAAGGCGTCCGGGCGGTCGCTGGCCGACGGCATCTCGGCCTGCAGTTCGGCGAGCCACTCGTCGTGCAACGCGGCGAACGCCTCGTAGCGCTCTTGCTGTTGGAACACCACCGCGACCTTCTCGAAGGCTTCGTACAGCGTGTAGTACCGGTAGCCGTGCCAGCTCTGATTTCGGCTGTCGATCGCGTTTCCGACGAACGGTCCGACCTCGGCGTCAATCTCCTGAGCGGCCGCGGCGTTGAACTCGAACGTCGACTCGTAGACGAGTCGGTTCGGGTCCATCAGATGTACGTCGGCGTCGATATCGCGGAACGATCCTTGGTCGATCTGACCCGCTTTCCCGTCGAGGGCCGCCGGGCGGTCCTCGAAGCCGACGCCGGGCAGTTCCTCGTACACGTCGGTCCGGTATCGCTGGCGGTCTCCGACGGCCGCGAGTCCGTCGGCGACGCCCAGCGCGACGCCCATGTCGGCGTATCCCGGCGAATAGGCGAGCCACTGCTCGGGAACGGCGTCGAACTCGACGGTACCGACCGGTTCCATCGACACCGCGTAGGCGGCCGAACGATCGGTTTCCGTGTCCTTGGGTGGCCGCGAGCGCTGGATCGAACTGGTCCCGCTGGCTACCGCGCCAGCGACGGAGACGACGGCACTCGCGCGCAGGAGGTCCCGCCGGCTCAGACCCTGCTCGTTCGTCACGGCGTCACCACCCCCGGTAGACCCGCCGGGACGACGGAAGCGCGACGCCGACACCTCGTCTGCTCGGCGTGCGATCGACGGTCCGATGGTGGATAGGGCACATACCGTCGTGACTCGCCGGCCAGTTTATAGGCTCTCTGGATCCATATCCGTTCGATTACACAGTATTACTCTCCGATTTGAATATTTTACTCACGTATAGTTGCCCGTACGTCACGACCGACAAAGAGCGCCGTCGGATCGAAGCCGCAAACGGGACTGGTGTATCGATGGCCGCCGGTTCGTGCCGGATCGCGGCCCTACTGTTCGCTGGTATCGCTCTGGTCGCCACCGGTCCCCGAGCCGCTCTGGTCACCGCCGGTTTCCGCGTCGCTCTCGTTTGCCCCGCCGTCTGTACTACTCTCGTTGGCGCCGGAACTCGCTTCGCTGTTCTCCGGATCGATCTCCTCGACGTCGACGTCCGCGCCGTTGACGCCGCTACCGGAGACGACGGGTCGGAGGTTGTAGCCGCCGTTGCCTTTCTTGACGACGTGGATGTCGAACACGAACTCGACGGACTCGTCGGACTGCACCTCGAACTCGTGGACGATCTGTAGCTTTCCGCTGGGCAGTTTCACGTCGACCTGCTCGCCGTCGACGATTCCCTCGATGTCGGCCGCGTGGAGTTCGACCTTGGAGTAGGTGCCGGTCTCCAGTTCGCCTTCGAATACCGACACCGCTTTGTCGCCGACGACCTGCGTCAGGTCGACGGTTTCGCCCTCCAGATCGAGCCAGAAGAACGCGCGGTCGCCGCCGCCGCTCTCGGGTGCGTTGCCCTCCGCGTCGGCGCCGTCGCCGCCGTCGTCCTCCGACCCACCGCTTTCCGTTTCGCTCCCGTTTGCCGCCTCGGCATCCGACGTGTTCGTCGCATCGTCGCTATCGTTCTCGCCCGCTTCGTCGCCACTCTCGTCGCTGCTTCCGTCTTCGGAGCCTTTGAACACGCGCGCTCTATCGAGTGTCACCTCGAGCGAGTCGAAGTCGCCGATGTCGGCGGGAAGGTCCGTCACGAGCAACTGGAACGCACCGGTCTCGTTGCCATCGTCTGCGTTCCCGGTCATGCCGGTACAACCGGCCACCAGCGTGGCGCCCGCTGCGCCGCCGGCCGCCAGCACCGCACGGCGCGGGAGGCTGTGCTCGTCGGAGCGTCCGTCGGCGTCAGATCGGTGTCGTGTCATCAGCCACGTCCAGTGGTCGATCGGTCTAATAGCTGCCAGTTCGTCAATCCGGATTACCGACAGTTCAACGCCGTTCATTCGGTTTTGGTCCCGGATTCAACGGGATTTACGTCGGTGTATCGGCCGGCTGGGGCTGAGCTGGGAAACAGCGATGTAACTGGGTCGGTTGCTCGGTGACACCCCGCGGGCGCACCCGAGCACTACCCGGACTGGCTCGTGTTCCGGAACGTGTGGCTGCCGGATCGGCCAGCGCTCAACTCGACCAAGGGTCGGTAAGTTGCAGCTCGTACCGAGCAACTTCTCCGACACGTCCCGGGGCAGACGGGTGGAGTTCGACGTCTTGATCGTGGCGGACAGAGATCGAACCTGACGGTCCCGTCCGCGCAATCAGCACGTCATCGCCGTCGTAGAGGTCCGCGCTCGCACTCACCGTGGTTTTCCCGTTCGTGTTGTTCGTGACCGTCACGT encodes:
- a CDS encoding FecCD family ABC transporter permease, whose amino-acid sequence is MGESQTTTSHSTPGRHQRWFTPTLAVFCFACTAITVLAGLVQVTFGTYTMTALQAWSAVFDPRVVFNLNAWNAFLLGGELPQMSTESVVVWNIRLPRVFVGIIAGAALAVSGAIFQAVTRNELASPFILGVSSGAGFAVLLTLVVFSGLAPFLPFFAAIGGAAAFLLVYAIAWKGGTSPVRLVLAGVIVNMVFQSLQRALMFFANDLGVVQTAIAWTTGSLTGTGWEQVRIALLPTAFAIVVALAGARQLNVLLLGEQTAQSLGMRVERVRFFLSGIAILAASAAISVAGIVGFFGLVVPHIVRNVVGSDYRQLMVGCVFAGPALMVAADVGARLALAPTQMPVGVVTGLIGGPYFLYLMRKQQSMGEL
- a CDS encoding ABC transporter substrate-binding protein; this encodes MTNEQGLSRRDLLRASAVVSVAGAVASGTSSIQRSRPPKDTETDRSAAYAVSMEPVGTVEFDAVPEQWLAYSPGYADMGVALGVADGLAAVGDRQRYRTDVYEELPGVGFEDRPAALDGKAGQIDQGSFRDIDADVHLMDPNRLVYESTFEFNAAAAQEIDAEVGPFVGNAIDSRNQSWHGYRYYTLYEAFEKVAVVFQQQERYEAFAALHDEWLAELQAEMPSASDRPDALLVRPVGKDTFAPLRIADRGTSTKQWRDLGVGDALADVGADELPTGDDGTIGYRTIERIDPDVLLVRGTERYSREEFVERVLDTMRSHEAGQTITAVQDGRVFRGGPSHQGPITNLFATERAVHAIYPDAFDGPLFDRGRVADIVTGQT
- a CDS encoding DUF4382 domain-containing protein, translated to MTRHRSDADGRSDEHSLPRRAVLAAGGAAGATLVAGCTGMTGNADDGNETGAFQLLVTDLPADIGDFDSLEVTLDRARVFKGSEDGSSDESGDEAGENDSDDATNTSDAEAANGSETESGGSEDDGGDGADAEGNAPESGGGDRAFFWLDLEGETVDLTQVVGDKAVSVFEGELETGTYSKVELHAADIEGIVDGEQVDVKLPSGKLQIVHEFEVQSDESVEFVFDIHVVKKGNGGYNLRPVVSGSGVNGADVDVEEIDPENSEASSGANESSTDGGANESDAETGGDQSGSGTGGDQSDTSEQ